The Chlamydiota bacterium genome includes the window GGCCAATTGTTTTTTAAGATGCTGAATAAATCCATATTTTCTCCGTCATATGGGGTCAAGACTTGGGGTCAAGACTTGACCCCTAAGCGAATCACCCTCTTTTCCGTCACTACAATATCGATTCTCTGATCGTGCGGCTCCGGACAAAGAGCATCGCAAATTTGAATTTCATACGCCAGGGCCAATTTTACCTGAGAAGTGCCTATCCTTTCAAGATATCGATCGAAATAACCTTGTCCCCAACCCATTCGGTTTCCCGCTAAATCAAAGGCAATCCCTGGAATGACAAAAAAATCGAAAGATGACTGGGAGGCTTTTGATGTTTTAGGAATGATCGGCTCTAAAATTCCAAAAGAACCCTCTTTAACATCTTCTTCTAAAGAGCGAATAAAATAGGTTTCGATTTGTCCATTTTGTAAAGAAAGAGGAAGGCCCACCTTTTTACCGGAACGAAGCGCATGCTGAATTAAAAAGGGGGTGCTCACTTCTGGGGCCTTTGAACAATAAAAGAAAATGGCTTTCGCCTTTTGATATTCTTCCAATTCTAAAAATCGGCCCTGAATCTGACAACTCTTTTCCTCTTGTTCCTGAGGACTTAAAGAGAGTCGAGCTTGGATAAAGGCTTTTCTTGAGTTTTCTTTTGATTTTCCAATCGCCATTTTTCAAGCCTTTCTCTCATTCGAACTTCATAACCTTGATCTGAGAGCTCTAAAAAATGCTGACTCTCTTTCCCATAAGACTGCTTTACAAAATGATTTTCAAAATCATGAGGATAAACATATTGTTCATTCTTTTCATCAGGACCCTTCACATTTTTTAAATGTCCTGGAACTTCCTCCACGCGATTTTCCTTAACGGCGGCTAAGGCCTTCTCAATGGCCAAATAAGCGCTATTACTTTTCGGGGCAGAAGATAAATAAATGGTCGTTTGAGCCAGAGGAATTCTCGCCTCGGGAAGACCAATGAATTCAACGGCCCGGGCACAAGAAGTGGCCAAAACCAAAGCTTGAGGATCCGCATTTCCAATATCTTCACTGGCTAAAATAACCAACCTCCTTGCAATGAAAAGAATGTCCTCTCCGCCCTGAAGCATTTTTGCTAACCAATAAAGCGCTCGATCTGGATTGCTTCCTCGAACGCTCTTAATAAAAGCCGAAATAGTATCGTAGTGCTGATCTAGGCTCCGATCATAATGCAAGGGCCGCTCTTGAAGAATTTCCAAGATATGAGATCTTGTAATAATTTTTTGATTCCCTTCTGAAGAAATTGCTTCAGCTGCCATTTCTAATACATTCAGAGCCCTTCGGGCATCGCCTTGTGAGAATTGAGCAATGGCCATTTTAGCGTCCTCATCCAGTTGAAAAAAATCTTTTCCTAATCCTCGCTCAGAATCCTTTAAGGCGCATTCAACAATGACATCAATCTCCTCCTCAGTTAAAGCCTTCAGACGAAACACTTGAGATCGAGAAACCAAAGGGGCAATCACTGAAAAGAAGGGATTTTCTGTGGTCGCCCCAATGAGGGAAATCGAACCTTCTTCAACATAAGGAAGTAGAATATCCTGCTGAGCCTTATTAAAACGATGAATTTCATCAATAAATAAAATGGTCTTTTGACCTCGTTTGACACGAGACCTGGCTTCGTCAAGAATTTTACGAAGTTCTGCGCAATGAGAAGTGACCGCACTCAAACTGATAAAAGAACGGTGAGTCTGAGAGGCCATAAGGTGAGCCAGCGTTGTTTTCCCGGTGCCAGGAGGTCCATAGAAAATGAGAGAACCTAAGGCATCTCTTTCAATCAAGCGCTCTAAAAGTTGGCCTTTGCGAACCAGATGGCTCTGCCCAATAAATTCATTTAAGGTTCTCGGTCTCATCCGGGCGGCCAAAGGCATAGAATGAGAGGGAGAATGCTTTTCAAAATCTTGAAGGTCAAATAGATTAGCCATAACGGCTAGCGTACAGCATTTAGCTCAAAAACGTACAGAAAAAAATACCCCGCTTTGCCGTGTGAAAGACCTCTTTTGCGAACGTTCTCTGAACGTGGGCACGCTATAGATTGCTTTTAACTTCTCCGATCATGATCAGAGCATGTCAGCCACAACCTAGGCAGCATTCCCTTAATGTCGCTGTTGGCTAAAAGATGCGTCTTCCCCTACGCACATGGCAGGGTATGTTTCTAGTTTTGCTCAAAAAAAAATAAAAAGCAACGGTTTTTTTTTGAAATGAGTCATAAGCTGTTTTTCATCATTGTCACCATAAACGTTTGTCCACCCATGTGGATGAAAATAAACTGTTCATTTGAAATCCAAAAATCAAAATGCAAAATGACAAC containing:
- a CDS encoding 5-formyltetrahydrofolate cyclo-ligase, with product MAIGKSKENSRKAFIQARLSLSPQEQEEKSCQIQGRFLELEEYQKAKAIFFYCSKAPEVSTPFLIQHALRSGKKVGLPLSLQNGQIETYFIRSLEEDVKEGSFGILEPIIPKTSKASQSSFDFFVIPGIAFDLAGNRMGWGQGYFDRYLERIGTSQVKLALAYEIQICDALCPEPHDQRIDIVVTEKRVIRLGVKS
- a CDS encoding replication-associated recombination protein A, translating into MPLAARMRPRTLNEFIGQSHLVRKGQLLERLIERDALGSLIFYGPPGTGKTTLAHLMASQTHRSFISLSAVTSHCAELRKILDEARSRVKRGQKTILFIDEIHRFNKAQQDILLPYVEEGSISLIGATTENPFFSVIAPLVSRSQVFRLKALTEEEIDVIVECALKDSERGLGKDFFQLDEDAKMAIAQFSQGDARRALNVLEMAAEAISSEGNQKIITRSHILEILQERPLHYDRSLDQHYDTISAFIKSVRGSNPDRALYWLAKMLQGGEDILFIARRLVILASEDIGNADPQALVLATSCARAVEFIGLPEARIPLAQTTIYLSSAPKSNSAYLAIEKALAAVKENRVEEVPGHLKNVKGPDEKNEQYVYPHDFENHFVKQSYGKESQHFLELSDQGYEVRMRERLEKWRLENQKKTQEKPLSKLDSL